A window of Pomacea canaliculata isolate SZHN2017 linkage group LG3, ASM307304v1, whole genome shotgun sequence contains these coding sequences:
- the LOC112559674 gene encoding uncharacterized protein LOC112559674 → MQLLWLCTGPRDCKSCDEKIYCLVMYHQTYSWKEDASLYLPVKREATILSEHQCDKLYYRQIGVFDAQGRDHIMKVQFCECEPEAVTLIRNGLWPATPKKPGTAFCMKVMELCRMLQLEGQMSLQKFCMASERRTTFLHSRSRDYRNMYKALGKTCYHFVTA, encoded by the exons atgcagcttcTGTGGCTGTGCACAGGTCCCAGAGATTGCAAATCATGTGATGAAAAGATCTACTGTTTGGTGATGTATCATCAGACATACAGTTGGAAAGAA GACGCATCATTGTATCTACCTGTGAAAAGAGAAGCAACCATTTTGTCTGAGCACCAGTGTGACAAGCTCTATTACCGTCAGATTGGAGTTTTTGATGCACAAG gcagAGATCACATCATGAAAGTACAGTTCTGTGAATGTGAGCCAGAAGCAGTAACACTAATAAGAAATGGCTTATGGCCAGCAACACCAAAGAAGCCAGGGACCGCATtttgcatgaaagtgatggagcTATGCAGAATGCTACAGTTAGAAGGACAAATGTCTCTCCAGAAATTTTGCATGGCATCGGAGCGGAGGACAACTTTTCTACATAGTCGCAGCAGGGACTACAGAAACATGTACAAGGCATTGGGTAAAACATGCTATCattttgtcacagcatga
- the LOC112559139 gene encoding methyltransferase-like protein 24 yields MANIGCTVYSFDPSMLDTPDHKRGDRVFFKRIGISDKDDDHFVPRVDEYVEKRRAVNGWPMRRLQTILDQLGHKKEQLTVTVLKLDIEGYEWDVTRDLLDSGILSSVPQFLVEWHLFTDFPPRERVPDAVDTYFRVSDMGFQLFSTGVVYSGFNSANSLRILAEVAYLNTKII; encoded by the exons ATGGCGAACATTGGATGCACCGTCTACTCCTTTGATCCCAG CATGCTGGACACTCCGGACCACAAGCGTGGGGACCGTGTTTTCTTCAAGAGAATTGGCATCAGCGATAAGGACGACGACCATTTTGTACCCAGAGTCGATGAGTATGTTGAAAAGCGCCGGGCGGTCAACGGTTGGCCGATGAGACGTCTGCAGACAATCCTTGACCAGCTCGGCCACAAAAAG gagCAGCTGACGGTGACGGTGCTTAAGCTGGACATTGAGGGCTATGAGTGGGACGTCACTCGTGATCTTCTTGACTCGGGGATCTTGTCGTCCGTCCCGCAGTTTCTGGTggagtggcacctgtttacGGACTTTCCGCCTCGAGAACGAGTCCCTGATGCCGTTGATACGTACTTCCGTGTGAGTGACATGGGCTTCCAGCTATTCTCCACAGGCGTCGTCTACAGTGGATTTAATTCAGCAAACTCTTTAAGAATTCTGGCAGAAGTTGCTTAccttaacacaaaaataatttga